The following are encoded together in the Flavobacterium sp. TR2 genome:
- a CDS encoding APC family permease gives MKEIVHKKLNQLQATAICGNDISSSCLYVSALTILYAGQYAWISLLIVAVVLFLFRKIYAEVVGAIPLNGGAYNVLLNTSTKRLASIAATLTVLSYMATAVISASEGMHYLHGIFESLNVTIATVVVLVLFTGLAILGIGESAFVAVIIFMTHIATLTLLVLASAWFVLTHGLDTFHINWQTPIASGSIKTALFLGFSAAMLGISGFESSANFVEEQEHGIFPKTLRNMWAIVSFFNPVIAILLISVIPLTEVGENKESLLAHLGDTTGGAWLAWLISIDAVMVLCGAVLTSFVGVSGLLNRMTLDRILPNYFLKQNKRGSHYRIVISFLILCLSVLFATNGHLESLAGVYTFSFLAVMALFGIGNLLLKYKRKKLPRPERARGIAVVTAVFFVIAAFVGNMYLNINSFYTFLQYMIPALIFIGIMLNRVTLIRLLIEALEYFYQPLRKMVILSNRYLESLSSKINSQEFVFFTKGDDITILNKVLQYVEDNETTKKLKIVYVKKDPVDNEALKKDLEVLDRAYDGLDIEYIEIEGEFGPEIIDELSEKWKIPKNFMFIGSPGNKFSYRIADLGGVRLIM, from the coding sequence ATGAAAGAAATCGTACACAAAAAATTAAATCAATTACAGGCAACTGCAATCTGCGGAAACGATATTAGTTCTTCTTGCCTATATGTTTCTGCTTTAACCATTTTGTACGCGGGACAATACGCATGGATTTCCCTTCTTATTGTTGCTGTTGTATTATTTCTTTTCAGAAAAATTTATGCCGAAGTTGTTGGAGCAATTCCTTTAAATGGAGGCGCTTACAACGTTTTATTGAATACTTCGACAAAACGGCTAGCTTCTATAGCAGCAACACTAACCGTTTTATCCTATATGGCGACTGCTGTCATTTCGGCTTCTGAAGGAATGCATTATCTGCACGGAATTTTTGAAAGTCTAAATGTCACCATTGCAACGGTTGTTGTTTTAGTGCTCTTTACAGGATTGGCTATTTTAGGAATCGGAGAATCTGCATTTGTTGCTGTCATCATTTTCATGACACATATTGCGACTTTGACATTGCTGGTTTTGGCATCGGCTTGGTTTGTTTTAACGCATGGTTTAGATACTTTTCACATTAACTGGCAGACACCAATTGCTTCGGGAAGCATTAAAACTGCACTTTTCCTTGGTTTTTCTGCGGCAATGTTAGGAATTTCAGGTTTCGAAAGTTCAGCCAATTTTGTGGAAGAACAAGAACACGGCATTTTCCCTAAAACTCTTCGCAATATGTGGGCAATCGTGAGTTTCTTCAATCCAGTAATTGCTATATTATTGATTAGCGTAATTCCGTTGACAGAAGTTGGAGAAAACAAAGAATCGCTTCTCGCACACTTAGGCGATACGACTGGTGGAGCTTGGCTTGCGTGGCTTATTTCTATAGACGCCGTTATGGTACTTTGCGGAGCGGTTTTGACTTCATTTGTTGGAGTTTCAGGGCTTCTAAACCGAATGACATTAGATAGAATTCTACCCAATTACTTCCTAAAGCAAAACAAAAGAGGTTCTCATTACCGAATCGTTATAAGCTTTTTGATTCTTTGCTTATCCGTTCTTTTTGCTACAAACGGACATTTAGAATCTCTAGCAGGAGTTTATACCTTTTCTTTTTTGGCTGTTATGGCACTTTTCGGGATTGGAAATTTACTTTTAAAATACAAACGCAAAAAGCTTCCTAGACCCGAACGCGCCCGAGGTATTGCTGTTGTGACAGCCGTATTTTTTGTTATTGCAGCATTTGTTGGAAATATGTATCTGAATATCAATTCTTTTTATACATTTCTCCAATATATGATTCCTGCATTAATCTTTATTGGAATCATGCTCAATCGTGTTACTTTGATACGTTTATTGATCGAAGCTCTAGAATATTTTTATCAGCCATTGCGTAAAATGGTTATTCTCAGCAATCGTTACTTAGAAAGTTTAAGCTCCAAAATCAATTCTCAAGAATTTGTTTTCTTTACAAAAGGCGACGATATTACCATTTTGAACAAAGTATTGCAGTACGTTGAAGACAACGAAACTACTAAGAAACTGAAAATTGTTTATGTCAAAAAAGACCCGGTGGACAATGAAGCGCTCAAAAAAGATTTAGAAGTCTTAGATCGCGCTTACGATGGTCTTGACATAGAATACATAGAAATAGAAGGCGAATTCGGTCCAGAAATTATTGATGAACTTTCTGAAAAATGGAAAATCCCGAAGAACTTCATGTTTATAGGCTCTCCAGGAAATAAATTTTCATATCGGATAGCCGATCTCGGCGGTGTAAGATTGATTATGTGA
- a CDS encoding aminotransferase class V-fold PLP-dependent enzyme, with product MNSKNSTMTLETYFQEFRQNIVGINQEFTSPYGRKSIIYTDWTASGRLYRPIEEKLLNEFGPFVANTHTETTVSGTAMTKAYHHARHIIKRHANANSDDVLITDGTGMTGVINKFQRILGLKIPENLKSFTNVPAEKKPIVFISHMEHHSNQTSWLETIADVEIIPSCEKGLFNLENLEALLEKYKDRTIKIASITACSNVTGLRTPFHEAAKLMHQYNGVCFVDFACSGPYVEIDMHPADPEAYLDAVFMSPHKFLGGPGTSGVLIFNKKLYNNMIPDCPGGGTVSWTNPWGEHKYIDNIEDREDGGTPGFLQVIKTALAIELKEEMGIENIMQREHEIVDYVFSQLEPISNIKILAGQHKERLGVISFFIDDLHFNLGVKILNDRFGIQTRGGCSCAGTYGHYLLHVDQETSNKLVNEITIGDLIKKPGWIRMSIHPTTTDEEIAFVCKSIKEMAANHKTWALDYSYDKKRNEFIHKDATSFEDELVESWFKS from the coding sequence ATGAATAGCAAAAATAGTACCATGACACTGGAAACTTATTTCCAGGAATTTAGACAGAATATTGTTGGTATAAATCAAGAATTTACTTCGCCGTATGGCAGAAAATCAATAATTTACACCGACTGGACTGCCAGCGGAAGATTATATCGTCCGATTGAAGAAAAACTGCTAAATGAGTTTGGTCCATTTGTTGCCAATACACATACCGAAACTACAGTATCTGGCACTGCTATGACAAAAGCCTATCATCATGCCAGACATATTATTAAGCGTCATGCCAATGCAAACAGCGATGATGTTTTAATTACAGATGGAACTGGAATGACGGGAGTTATCAATAAATTCCAGCGAATTTTAGGTTTAAAAATTCCTGAAAACCTAAAAAGTTTCACCAATGTTCCTGCAGAGAAAAAACCTATCGTTTTTATTTCGCATATGGAGCATCATTCTAACCAAACTTCCTGGTTAGAGACTATTGCAGATGTAGAGATTATTCCTTCTTGCGAAAAAGGCCTTTTTAATCTCGAAAACCTTGAAGCTTTATTAGAAAAATATAAAGATAGAACAATCAAAATTGCTTCTATTACAGCTTGCTCAAACGTTACAGGTTTAAGAACTCCTTTTCACGAAGCCGCAAAACTAATGCATCAATATAATGGTGTCTGTTTTGTTGATTTTGCCTGTTCTGGACCTTATGTTGAAATTGATATGCATCCTGCGGATCCAGAAGCGTATTTGGACGCTGTTTTTATGTCTCCTCATAAATTCTTAGGCGGTCCGGGAACTTCTGGAGTTTTAATTTTCAACAAAAAATTATACAATAACATGATCCCTGATTGTCCGGGCGGAGGAACGGTAAGTTGGACAAATCCGTGGGGAGAACATAAATATATTGATAATATTGAAGATCGTGAAGATGGGGGAACGCCTGGTTTTCTTCAAGTTATCAAAACTGCATTGGCAATTGAGCTGAAAGAAGAAATGGGAATTGAAAACATCATGCAGCGCGAGCATGAAATTGTCGATTATGTTTTCTCTCAATTAGAGCCAATTTCGAATATTAAAATCCTAGCTGGACAGCACAAAGAACGTCTTGGCGTGATATCTTTTTTTATTGATGATCTTCACTTTAATTTAGGGGTTAAAATTTTAAACGACCGTTTTGGAATCCAGACTAGAGGAGGATGCAGCTGTGCAGGAACTTATGGACACTATTTATTGCACGTTGATCAGGAAACTTCGAATAAATTGGTTAACGAAATCACAATAGGCGATTTAATTAAAAAACCGGGATGGATTAGAATGTCAATTCATCCAACGACAACTGATGAAGAAATTGCTTTTGTATGTAAAAGCATAAAAGAGATGGCGGCCAATCATAAAACTTGGGCTTTGGATTATTCTTATGATAAAAAACGTAATGAATTTATTCATAAAGATGCTACTTCATTTGAAGATGAATTGGTAGAAAGCTGGTTTAAATCTTAG
- the msrA gene encoding peptide-methionine (S)-S-oxide reductase MsrA gives MGNLSVATFGGGCFWCIEAVIQRLKGVESIKSGYSDGFIKNPAYREVCTGKTGHAEVIQVTFNPDIISYNDLIFIFMTSHDPTTLNRQGGDSGTQYRSIILYHDDTQKEIAEKVFDEVQPAYADPIVTQLKPFEVFYEAEDYHQNYYNENQEAGYCQVVIDPKIQKLKKMYADKLIS, from the coding sequence ATGGGAAATTTATCAGTAGCTACCTTTGGTGGTGGATGTTTTTGGTGTATTGAAGCTGTAATTCAGCGTTTAAAAGGTGTAGAATCAATAAAATCAGGCTATTCAGACGGATTTATCAAAAATCCAGCGTATCGCGAAGTGTGTACAGGAAAAACAGGACACGCTGAAGTAATACAAGTGACTTTCAACCCTGACATAATTTCATACAATGACTTAATTTTCATATTCATGACAAGTCATGACCCGACAACTTTAAATCGTCAAGGCGGTGATAGCGGAACCCAGTATCGTTCTATAATTCTGTATCATGATGACACACAGAAAGAAATTGCTGAAAAAGTTTTTGATGAAGTACAGCCTGCTTATGCAGATCCAATTGTAACGCAGCTGAAACCTTTTGAAGTTTTTTACGAAGCCGAAGACTATCATCAAAATTATTATAATGAAAATCAGGAAGCAGGATATTGCCAAGTTGTAATCGATCCGAAAATTCAGAAACTTAAAAAAATGTATGCTGATAAGTTGATCAGCTAA
- a CDS encoding protein adenylyltransferase SelO — protein MKNLKINNRFTAELPADSDLTNEIRQVKNTLFSYVNPTKPSNPKLIHASEEVAALVGISKEEIQSEEFLNVFSGKEILPETQPYAMCYAGHQFGNWAGQLGDGRAINLAEVENNNQFYILQLKGAGKTPYSRTADGLAVLRSSIREYLCAEAMHYLGVPTTRSLSLALSGDQVLRDILYNGNPAYEKGAVVCRVAPSFIRFGSYEMLTARNELKNLKQFVEFTIKHYFPEISGEPKEQYLQFFQKVADTTREMILHWQRVGFVHGVMNTDNMSIHGITIDYGPYGWLENYDPDWTPNTTDSQNRRYRFGNQPHVAQWNLFQLANALYPLINEAAPLEKVLDSFIIDFDNDYKIVFLSKLGIFTSSETDNKIIKGLEEILQLSETDMTIFFRSLSKIKKDDSVEQAFEKIEYAFYIPEEIKENILDAWQKWLSVYLKRLNAESLSDEERSEKMNQINPKYVLRNYMAQLAIDAADKEDYSLVDELFQLLKNPYDEQPESEKWFAKRPDWARTKVGCSMLSCSS, from the coding sequence ATGAAAAATCTAAAAATAAATAATCGATTTACTGCCGAATTGCCAGCAGATTCAGATTTGACAAATGAAATTCGTCAGGTTAAAAACACGCTGTTCTCGTACGTAAATCCGACAAAACCCTCAAATCCGAAATTGATTCACGCTTCTGAGGAAGTTGCTGCATTGGTTGGAATTTCCAAGGAAGAAATACAATCAGAAGAATTTTTGAATGTTTTTTCCGGAAAAGAAATTCTTCCAGAAACTCAGCCGTATGCTATGTGCTACGCGGGACATCAGTTTGGAAATTGGGCAGGGCAATTGGGAGACGGCCGCGCAATCAATTTGGCAGAAGTTGAAAACAATAATCAATTTTATATACTACAGCTAAAAGGTGCTGGAAAAACTCCATACTCAAGAACTGCAGATGGTTTGGCTGTTTTGCGTTCTTCTATAAGAGAGTATTTATGCGCAGAGGCAATGCATTATCTAGGTGTACCCACTACCCGATCACTTTCGCTTGCTCTTTCTGGAGATCAGGTTTTAAGAGATATTTTGTATAACGGAAATCCTGCTTATGAAAAAGGTGCTGTGGTTTGCCGTGTGGCTCCTTCATTTATCCGTTTTGGAAGCTACGAAATGTTGACGGCCAGAAATGAGCTTAAAAACCTGAAACAATTTGTAGAATTTACAATTAAGCATTATTTTCCTGAAATTTCAGGAGAACCAAAAGAGCAGTACCTACAGTTCTTTCAGAAAGTTGCGGATACAACTCGTGAAATGATTTTGCATTGGCAGCGTGTCGGATTTGTTCATGGCGTAATGAATACCGATAATATGTCTATTCATGGAATTACGATAGATTACGGTCCGTATGGCTGGCTAGAAAACTACGATCCCGATTGGACTCCAAACACAACAGACAGTCAAAATAGAAGATATCGTTTCGGGAATCAGCCTCATGTGGCCCAATGGAATTTGTTCCAATTGGCAAATGCGCTTTATCCTTTAATCAATGAAGCTGCACCTTTAGAAAAAGTCTTAGATTCATTTATAATTGATTTCGACAATGATTATAAAATAGTGTTTTTAAGTAAATTAGGAATATTTACTTCAAGTGAAACTGACAATAAAATCATTAAAGGTTTAGAAGAAATTTTGCAGCTCTCAGAAACTGATATGACCATATTTTTTAGAAGTCTGAGCAAAATTAAAAAAGATGACTCTGTAGAACAAGCATTCGAAAAAATAGAATATGCATTCTACATTCCAGAAGAAATCAAAGAAAATATTCTGGATGCTTGGCAAAAATGGTTGAGTGTTTATTTGAAAAGATTAAATGCCGAATCGCTTTCTGATGAAGAACGCTCAGAAAAAATGAATCAAATTAATCCAAAATATGTATTGCGAAATTATATGGCACAATTAGCCATTGATGCAGCAGATAAAGAAGATTACTCTTTGGTAGACGAATTATTTCAGCTTTTAAAAAATCCGTATGACGAACAGCCAGAATCTGAAAAATGGTTTGCAAAACGTCCAGATTGGGCAAGAACAAAGGTTGGCTGTTCTATGCTTTCTTGCAGTTCTTAA
- a CDS encoding YpdA family putative bacillithiol disulfide reductase, with translation MTESIYDLVIVGGGPIGLACAIEAEKKKLKYLIIEKGAIVNSIFNYPLYMTFFSTAERLEIGGIPFNCLAPKPGRQEALEYYRNIHRYFKFNINLFEKVTDILKNQDIFKITTDKHKYESKNVIMATGFYDIPIEMNVFGEHLSKVRHYYKEAHEYAFRKVLVVGANNSSVDAALECWRKGAEVTMVIRKNEINNRVKYWVKPDIENRIAEGSIKAYFESNITEIREDEVEILTPNGKITIENDFVLALTGYKPDLNFLEKIGIQLSDDELKIPVYNPETMETNVEGLFLAGVVCGGMQTHKWFIENSRIHASMIVDYLSSK, from the coding sequence ATGACAGAATCAATATACGACCTTGTTATTGTGGGTGGCGGACCAATTGGACTTGCCTGCGCAATAGAAGCTGAAAAGAAAAAATTAAAATATCTCATTATTGAAAAAGGAGCGATCGTTAACAGCATTTTTAATTATCCTCTTTACATGACCTTTTTCTCAACCGCAGAAAGATTAGAAATTGGCGGAATTCCGTTTAACTGCTTGGCACCCAAACCTGGAAGGCAGGAAGCGCTAGAATACTATCGAAATATTCATCGTTATTTTAAATTCAATATTAATTTATTTGAAAAAGTAACTGATATACTGAAGAACCAAGATATTTTTAAGATCACAACCGATAAACATAAGTATGAATCAAAGAATGTTATAATGGCAACAGGCTTTTATGACATTCCGATAGAAATGAACGTTTTTGGGGAACATCTTTCAAAAGTGCGCCATTACTACAAAGAAGCGCACGAATATGCTTTTAGGAAAGTTTTGGTTGTGGGAGCAAACAACTCTTCGGTAGATGCGGCTTTGGAATGCTGGAGAAAAGGAGCAGAGGTTACAATGGTAATCCGTAAAAACGAAATTAATAATCGTGTCAAATATTGGGTAAAGCCTGATATTGAAAACCGTATTGCTGAAGGAAGCATTAAGGCGTATTTTGAATCTAATATAACCGAAATTCGCGAGGATGAAGTAGAAATTCTAACGCCAAACGGAAAGATTACAATAGAAAATGATTTTGTGCTTGCATTAACAGGCTACAAACCAGATTTGAATTTTCTAGAAAAAATCGGAATTCAGCTTTCTGATGATGAATTAAAAATTCCAGTTTATAATCCTGAGACAATGGAAACCAATGTGGAAGGTTTATTTCTCGCAGGTGTTGTGTGTGGAGGAATGCAGACGCATAAATGGTTTATTGAAAACTCTAGAATTCATGCTAGTATGATTGTAGATTATTTAAGTTCGAAATAA
- a CDS encoding CYTH domain-containing protein — protein MVEIERKFLVKSDSFKKQAFAQNKIAQGYLSSAPERTVRVRIKGHKGFITIKGISHSGGMSRFEWENEIPLDEAQELLKLCEKGKIEKTRYEIKYGEHVFEVDEFYGENEGLVMAEIELNSEDEVFEKPEWLGEEVTNDERYYNAYLSKNPYKDWQK, from the coding sequence ATGGTTGAAATAGAAAGAAAATTTCTTGTAAAATCTGACAGCTTCAAAAAGCAAGCCTTTGCTCAAAATAAGATTGCTCAAGGCTACTTGAGTTCTGCTCCTGAGCGCACAGTGAGGGTTAGGATTAAAGGACACAAAGGCTTTATTACGATAAAAGGAATAAGCCATAGCGGCGGTATGTCGCGTTTTGAATGGGAGAATGAAATTCCGCTTGATGAAGCTCAGGAACTATTAAAATTATGCGAAAAAGGTAAAATTGAAAAAACTCGCTACGAAATAAAATATGGAGAGCACGTATTTGAGGTTGACGAATTTTATGGCGAAAATGAGGGCTTGGTAATGGCTGAAATAGAGTTAAATTCGGAAGATGAAGTTTTTGAAAAACCAGAATGGCTTGGAGAAGAAGTAACAAACGACGAAAGATATTACAATGCTTATTTAAGCAAAAATCCTTATAAAGACTGGCAAAAATAA
- a CDS encoding OmpA family protein: MSKKALYLLGIAITIVLGTFLYLKFCCNCCEKAITDDTPKTVSDTVQEPNFVPFVLNGSGIEYHTNDNLKFLKNSAKLIMPVSDSVITGIEKLQMFLKSNPKQKITITGYATSDETNSTTFENLGLARANDVRNYFVSKGLSENQFNTKGEILDKWKMNADTLLGPANYSFEIIDSTAVTNNEWSALKDKINAQPLILHFNTNRSSQTLSDAEKQKVADIAKYTENVKDAVILVVGHSDNIGNRSSNIALAQKRADFSKDYLSKNGIDSERIETQSKGPDEPIGDNGTAEGKAENRRTVITIK, translated from the coding sequence ATGTCTAAAAAAGCACTTTATCTATTAGGCATTGCAATTACTATTGTTTTGGGTACATTTTTATATCTGAAATTTTGTTGCAACTGCTGCGAAAAAGCAATAACGGATGATACTCCTAAAACAGTTTCAGATACTGTCCAAGAGCCCAATTTTGTTCCGTTTGTATTAAATGGTTCGGGAATTGAATATCATACAAATGATAATCTCAAGTTCCTAAAAAACAGCGCGAAATTAATAATGCCTGTAAGTGATTCTGTAATAACTGGTATCGAAAAGTTACAAATGTTTTTGAAATCAAATCCGAAACAAAAAATAACCATAACCGGTTATGCCACTTCTGACGAAACAAATTCCACCACTTTTGAAAACCTTGGCCTTGCGAGGGCAAATGATGTAAGGAATTATTTTGTTTCAAAAGGACTTTCTGAAAATCAATTTAATACGAAAGGAGAAATTCTAGACAAATGGAAAATGAATGCAGACACACTTCTTGGACCTGCTAATTATTCGTTTGAAATTATTGACTCAACAGCTGTCACAAATAATGAATGGAGTGCATTAAAAGATAAAATAAATGCACAGCCATTGATTCTACATTTCAATACAAACCGATCTAGTCAGACCTTAAGCGATGCTGAGAAACAAAAAGTGGCCGATATTGCAAAATACACAGAAAATGTTAAGGATGCTGTTATTCTAGTAGTAGGACATTCTGACAATATTGGAAACCGCAGCTCGAATATTGCTTTAGCCCAAAAAAGAGCTGACTTTTCTAAAGATTATCTTTCTAAAAACGGAATTGATTCTGAGCGAATTGAAACGCAGTCGAAAGGTCCTGACGAGCCAATTGGTGACAATGGCACTGCAGAAGGAAAGGCAGAAAACAGAAGGACAGTAATTACCATTAAATAA